In Nyctibius grandis isolate bNycGra1 chromosome 17, bNycGra1.pri, whole genome shotgun sequence, the genomic stretch ccagccccatttctcccatcccagctcccccagACCCCGCTGCTCCCCATCCCAgctcctcccagctccccactgtccccaccccagcccccagGGCCCCTCCATggcacccccagcctctccGCTCCCCTCCATCTCCCCGCTCCCCAGACCCCACCCCACGTCCCGACCCcgctcccctccagccccgctcccctcggCCCCTCCCGCGCTCACAGGGTGCGGGCGAAGGGTAGAacgccggcggcggggccgggcccgcggGGAATGTACGtctgccccggggccgggccctcGGCCCAGAACGGCGGCGGCACCCGTGCTGCCCCGGCCTCCATCTTAGTCACGGTGCGGGCCGCGCTGCGCAGGCGCCGCGGAGGAGCGGCCGCTCCCGGCCGCCGTAGGCCGAGGCgaggcggcgcggccgggcgcCATCATGGGTGTGGCGGAACTCTCGCCTCgcccgctccgcgccgccgccTGGCGGTCGTTCCGCTGTCGCTGAAGGATCGGGGGCCGCAGAGGGGGGACGGGAGGGCCTGGAGGGccccgggggggcggcggggccgggcgagGCGGCGGAGGAGCACGACGGTGCCGCCGCGGGGGCAGCGCCCTCCCCAAGATGGCGGCGCTCTGCGGGCGGTGCCAGGCGCGTCACGTGATCGCCCCCGGAGGCCGAGGGGGCGTGGTTGGGGGCGTGGCAGGACGGGTCTGTCTCCGCCCAGGGGCGGGGCCGAGCGCGGCGCGGTCCAATGGGCGgggcccgggggcggggcctgggcgAAGGTAACAGGTTGCGGTGggcagcggcgggagcggcggcggcgagcggTGAGTGCGGGGGGGGCAGCGCCTATGGGGGCCATAGGGGCTAtaggggccggggggggcagCGCCTATGGGGGCCataggggcggggggggcagcgcCTATGGGGGCCATAGGGGCCATGGGGGCCATAGGGGCCAtaggggccggggggggcagCGCCTATGGGGGCTATAGGGACGGGGGGGCAGCACCTATGGGGGTCATAGAGGCTATAGGGGCTGCTGTCCCGGGAGGGTGTCCTGCCCTATGGCAGAGCCTATAGGGGCTGGGTCTGTAGGTGTTGTCTTTCCTGGGGTGTGTCCTGCCCTATAGCAGAGCCTATAGGGGCTGGCGCTAAAGGGGCTGTTATCTGTGGTGCGTGCCCTGCCCTGTGGCAGAGCCCATAGGGGCTGGGTCTGTAGGTGTTGTCCTTCCTGGAGCGTGCCCTGCCCTATGGCGGAACCTATAGGGGCTGGGCCTGTAGGGGCTTTCCTTTGTGGGGGAACCTTGCCCTATAGGAGATCCCATAGGGGCTGGCTCTATGGGGGCCCTGGTCCTTGCCGTGTGCTCCACCCTGTAGCAGTTCTCATAGGGGTTCTTCTTCCCAGGGTGTGACCTGCCCTAAAGCAGATCCTATAGGGACCCCCCAGGCTGCTCCCCCGGTGAGGGACCCGGCTTGTCCCTGTTCTACCGGCTCTCCTTCATCGGGGGTCTGCTGTCCCCTATAGCCCCTATGGAACTGCCTTTACCTGCGCCCTGTGGGGACTGTCCCTTCCGTAAGGGATCTGCGTGTCCCTATGGAAGGTGCAACTGTGGGTGCTCTTGTCCTTTGAGGAGCGGTGCCACACAGGGACCCTTTGGCATCCCTCTATAGGGCCCTCTGTAGGGGTGACGGCGGCCAGCACCTCCCCCCATTAGTTTGGAGTTAATCAGCCCCTCGTTTCCCCCGGGGCCGTGGGACAAGGTGACAAGGTGACGTTTGCCAACAGGGCCCCTCGCCCGCTGCGTTTCTCACGCTGCCCCGGGGACGGGGGgtctggggtccctggggacgATGGCAGGGGGACACGCGGGGAGATGGGGGTCCCCAGTTTGGGGTGACACCGGAGCATCCGAGCCCTTCAGCGCTGGAGACCTGTCGGCTCGTGCGGATCCACGTTGCTCCCCCGGGGCTCTGCCTCGCTCCCTGCCACCGTCCCCGCGGGAAATATTTATCCCCACGAGCGTGTGAGTCAAAATAATTCTGGTTTTGAGGGCACCACTTGCGTGGAAGCCGGTGAACCGGCACCGCGGTGAACAGGTTATGGTGTGGCTTGTGCTGCGCCGGTGGTCTCGGGGTGCCGCGGCGGGGTCCTGCCCTCGGCGTGATGGTGGGGAGTGGGGTTTGGTGATGGCTCTGACCCTGCGGCGTTGGGTGCGGGGTCCCGCAGCGGCGACAGGGTTTTGGTTTCCGAAACCCGGCCCTGGGAGCGGCCGGGAACGGGATTTTCCAGTCCCTGGGTTGATGATTAACCCGCGGGCTCTGCTGTGGCGGGGCTGCGGTGAAGGGATTCGGTCCTTATCGGCTcccgggggagccccgggggacATTGCCTGGGGGGTGACCCTTATCCCCGTGGACGTCCCTCTCCCGGCCCCCGGCGCGATGCCAGCGCCCCGGTGTCACGACGAGCCCGTCCCCGCTGCGTGACGTGACGCAGGTGCCCTGGTTTCGGGTTCCTCCGACCCGGCCGCCAGCGCCCGGCTCGGCCGAGGCTGTATCGGGGTTTGcgggagagcaggaagagccgGTCCCCGCCGGTGTCACCCGGGGCAGGGCACGGGCACGGCGTGTGCTGCCTGCGCCCGGGATCGGCCCCGGACTTTGGCCCCGagcacagccagggctgggcacaAGCACGGCTGAGCGGGGACCCCGCAGGTGAGCAAAGCTCGGGGGGAACAGCCTGAACCCCGACGGGGGGGACCCGCCGGGTCTGTGCGTCACCGCTGGCGCCCGCGGTCGGGTTACCTGGCTGGCCTCGGCGCGGCTCAGCCCGGCCTGGCAGCCGTCGCCTTCCCACGGGGGttctgggtgctgggtgggagCGGGGAGCCGGGGCGTGGGAGCCCGGCGTGGGGTGGGGGCCCCGCTCCAGCACCGCCTGCGCATTGCAAAACAACTTTCTGGGTTAACGCTGGGCACAAAGGGCTGATTGTGCCGCCGACCCGGCGAGCGGAGCTGGCTGCTCGCCATCCCGGCCGCGGCGTGGTGCCGGAGGTGCCTGACCGCCGGCCAgagccccctcctgccccccctgccccctcctgcccccccgcccgctcccctcGCCCCGGCCGGCCGCGGGACCCCGCTGCTCGGTGCTGCCGTCACTGCCAGCGCGGCGTGGGGCAGGGCAAGGTGTGCTGGAGCACGGTGCACGCCCCGGGGACAGTCACAGCCTATTTTTATCCCCGATCCGCCGTCCCTCCTGCTTCCAGGCTCCTTCCCTGCGGTTTCCAGCGAAATCCCCTCCCGGGGCTGCGTTTCCAGGCCAGGGCCGGGCGTTGCTCTCCCACACAGGAACGTGATCCGGCCGCGGCCCTTTATCCGCGCCCTGGagccctgccaggagcagggGCACATTCCTGGGCGGCTGCCGGCCAGGCCGGGCTCACCTGCTCCCTCCTGGCTCCCTGAGTGAGGGCTTGGAGCCCCCCGAGGCtcgagctgctgctgctcccttggAAAGAGCAAATCCTGCCCTCCCCCGTCCTGTGCCGGCTGCGGCTGAGCCAGCGGCATCCCCACCCGCATCCCACCCCGCGGTGACCCACCACCTGCTTCCCGCGCGTGCCAGGGGCGGGCGGTGGGGCAGAGCCCCAGCCTTTGCCGGTGTCAGCGATGCTGGCATGGCCAGGGCTTTGCCCAGTGAGCCCCTGCCCCGCTGGCCGTGCCGTGATGCCGTGCCGGGGGACAATGCCACACCACGATGCTGTGCCACCCCTCGCCACCCATCCAAAGGTCTCCCCAAGGCGGGTGCTGCACCCCAGGCTCAGGTCCCCACCCCGGCAGCAGTCGGGGCCGAGCCCTCTCCTCGCCTGGGCCAGGCCTCGTCACCGGCCGCCCTTTGGACGTTGGCAGCCCCGGAAAGCTCTGGACGCTGCTGGTGCCCTCCCCGGGTGGCCGCTGTGGGTCAGTGGCCGTCCCGCTCCCCCTGGACCCCATCCCATGGATCGGAGGGGACGCCGCAGCGCCCGGAGGGACGGGACTGACGGGATTTGCTGTAGGGGCTCTCGCTGCGGGTGCGGGGCTCGGGGTGTGTTTGTAGAGGCTGGTGTCTGCTCCTGATCTCATTAGCCCGGTGCAGAGATAACGAGCTCACGGGACGGGGCTCTTCTCCCGTCCCCTGCACCGGCTCCCAGGCTCCTGCGCCCGGTTCCTGCCCTGGTTTTGGGGTCTGGGGGGGATGCGGGGACCTGAGGGGCTCGTCGTGACTCCGGCCAAACGGAGGAGCCGCGGGAGCTTGGCCGGGGGCTGAGAGCAGAcggtggcagcaggagctggcagggccGGGGGAGCAGCGGCCCGTCCTCCCTGGCACTGCCCGCGGGTCTGCACGGCACCAGCTGCTGTCTCCGGCCCACGGGGCtgctccggccccggcccctTCCCCGGGGTGGGCGCAGGGGCAGACGTGGGCTCAGGCTGGATGCCCGGGGCAGAGCCCGCTGTGCcgggcaccccccgccccagctccccccagccctgcccctgctccccgtGCCGCCCGGGGCAGCTTTGGGGGCAATGTCCAGACCTGGGCTGAGAGCTGAGAGCCCAAAGcgtggtttggggtttggggttggggtttggtgttggggtttggggtttgggtttgcttttgtgCCTTTTCCCAGGTGCAGGGTGTGTTTAAGCCTCCCCTGCCCACCTCGGGGTCCCCTCGTGTCTCGGGGTCCCCCAGGGACACCCTCCCAGGGACATGGGTGCGAGCTGAGCACCTGGCACCCCACATCGCTCCCAGCACCCCGTTTCTtcacagcagagagaggagccGCCGCTGCTCCCGGTGCCCTGGGGGGTGAAAACACGATGCCGGGGGCTCAGGGGCTGCTTTGGGGCTTCTCCATCACTCAGCCCCCCCGGTGCCTTAGGGAAGCTCGGCCCCCCGCATCCCCCCCTCCTGCCCGTGTCCCGCTGCCCGGTGTCCCCCGGGGTGCCGAGGGGGAGGGTCGCATCACGCTGCTCCCAATATGTCACTGCTCGTACCTGTCCCCTCCCCGCGGCACCGGGCGGCTGCCCCAGCGCTGGGGCGATGCtgcggggcgcggggctgggcTGCGGCGAGGCTGCGGCGTCAGCGGGAGGGGAGCCCGGCTGCGGAGCCCGGCCGGCATCGCTGCCTCCGCTCCGGTCCCCGGGGCCCCGCGGCCGAGGGCGAGAGGCCGGCGGCGTGGTGAGGGTCTGGCTGGcggtgcggggagggggctTTGCTGTCGCTGCCCTCCCCAGCGTCCCCCCGGGAGCAGCCAGGCGATGCCGGTGCCGGCTCAGCAAACCTTGTCCCCGTCCTGTCCTGGGGACACTGCAGCGCTGGCACCGGGCGTCCTCTGGCACCGGCATCACCGGGAGCGCTGCGGACCCTCGCCGAGCTGGGGGTGACACTgccccctccctctgccccccaggGCCGCGGCGCCGAGCCCCGGGGATGGAGCGGCCGGCGTTGGGCGAGAAGCAGAGCCCCGTGGACTACGGCGTCCAGATCCGCTTCATCAACGACCTGCAGGAGCCCCGGCGGCCCCCCCGGGCGCGGGGCAAGCCGGGCTCCTACGGCGTGGCCGTGCGGGTGCAGGGCATCGCCGGGCAGCCCTTCGTGGTGCTCAACAGCGGCGAGAAGGGCGGCGACTCCTTCGGGGTGCAGATCAAGAGCGAGGGCTCCCGTCcgagcccccccggcccccggccctcCGGCTCTGCCAGCTCCGACTCGGACCTGCCCGAGAACCCCTACGCCGGGCGGCAGCCCCGGCACGGCTCGTCCTACAGCACCTCGGACGAGGAGGCCGGCGGCGTCCCGGTGACCTCCCGGCATGAGCCCAAAGCTCCACCGGGCCAGCGGCCACCCGGCGAGGAGCTGCGGAGGACGCGGTCCCATGGGGACCTGCTCGGTGCCGCCGCGGAGGAGCCCTTcgcccccggcgctgcccgggcCGGGCGGCAGCACCGGGCCCCAGACGGCGGCAGAACCAGCAGCACGTTGAACATGGCAGCGGAGCGCGGCGAAGGCTCCGGCTCGAGGGTCATGGCCAGGGACCCCTCCTCGGACACGGAGGCCGCGGTGGCCGGCGGCGACGTGGACACCAAACCGCTCTGCTCGGTGGATTCGCTCATCAGCAAGTTCAACGGGCAGgtgccgccgcggggccgggcggcgcggaggggccgGGTCCCCGCCGCCGAGAGGACGCGCTCGCAGAGCCTCGACAGCCGCCTCGCCCGCCGCGACGGGGAGCCTGGCGGGGCCCAGCGCCCGGCCGGCGGCGTTCGGCCCCAGGGGCCCCCCGGCAGCCTGAGCCGGCCGAGCGGAGCCGGAGGGACGAGGGACGGGGGCACGAGGGGCCCGCGGGCGAGCCGGGGCCTGGAGGAGCCCGCGGGCGAGCGGCTGCAGAGCAAAGCCCGGGCGGAGCTGCAGGTACCGGGGGGCCGGATCCTGCTGGGATCAGGGGGGTCACCAGCTCCGTAACCCAGGGGGCACCTCCGGCGTCCTGCGGAGCGGTGGggcccggggcgggcagggggctcGTGTCCTTGCCGGAGCTGAGCTTTTCATCCCTCGCGGCAGCTCAAATCCACCCCGGACCTGCTGCGGGACCAGCGGGAGGTCGCCCAGCCCGGCAGCAGCGAGCACCCCAAGGAGCTCATCTACGGCATCCTGAAGGAGGGGTGagcccccaaagccccccaaAGCCCCCTGACCCCCCTGGCACCCCGTCCCAAAGCCcgggtggctgctgctgggacgCTGGGGGTGGTTTGGCAGCAGGGATGCCCCGTAGCCAGCTGGTGCTCAGGATTTTGGGGGAGCGAGCGGCGAAGCGCTGGGGGTGTTCCCGCACCTCGGGCTCGGCCGCCCCTCGCTCCATCCCCCCGTCCCCAACCGCTTCCCCCCGCTCTGACGCCCGCAGGAGCAGCGAGAGCGAAATCGCCCTGAAGAGGAAAACTGCCCGGCTGCTGGAGAAGatgcaggagctgggggtgaGCCGGGGCCATCccgctgctgctccctgcctggggGGTGGCGGGTCCCCAGGCCCCCCTGGGGCTCCTGCCTTCCCGGCACCGAGTCCCGGCACGCTGGGGACAGGACCCCGGTGCTGCGCAGCTGACAGGCGGTGGCTGGGGACCGAGCCGTGGCCCCAGGGGGGTTGGGGTGCCCCGGACCCACCGAGTGAGCCCAGGGGGTCTTTCCAGGCACCCACCAAGGAGGCGGCGtgttcccagccccagcacagggagCTGGCCCGGAGggtggaggagctgcaggagaagcTCGACGAGGAGACCAAGGTGACGCCGGGCAGAAGGgttgggggtctgggggggacGTGGAAGGGTTGGGGGTCTGGGTGTctcagggtgctgggggtgtctcagggtgctgtgggtgtcccagggtgctgggggtgcaggcaTCCTTCCCGTCCCCGCCGGAGCTGGCAGGGggatccctgccccaggaggggACGTCACCGGTGTCCCCCGTCCCGCAGCTGCGCCAGAAACTGGAGCTgagcggggggccggggcgcagCGGCCCCGCTCGGGCCCTGGGCGCGGAGCTGCGGGAGGCCGAGGGCGAGAGCCGGCGTCTGCGGGGGGCCCTCGAGGAGAAaacccaggagctgcagaggagtTTGCAAGAGTAGGAGCcgctgccggggctggggctggggacgtCGGTGTGGGGACGGTGCTGGGGGGGCATCGGGGGCGTTTGGAGGTGCCACGGGGGCTGGGGGAGCGCGGGGGTGGTGGCTGTCACTCCTCTGTCCCCGTCCCCTTTGCCGTGCCGGGACAAGCCGCCCACCGGTGTCAGTGGTGGCGggtgggtgctgcagccccgGCCCTCGGGGTGCAGCtgcgggcggggggagcgggtCCTGCCCGGCTGTGagggccccgcgccgccccccaGGCTGAGCCAGGCCAGAGCGGCCAAGGAGCAGGCGGAGGCCGAGCTGGGCTGCTGCGAGGAGCAGCTCCTGGCCACGCGCCGGGAGCTCGACCGCCTGCGCCAGGGCTCCGGCGCGGCCCCGGACAGCGAAGCCTTGTACAAGGTACGGTGACGGCTACGCCGCGGCCTGAGCATCCCCCTGCGCCGCTCCGCTGCCGCCCAGCCCGGCTCTGCCCCTcgcccaggagctgctggagacccgcgaggagctggaggaggctcTGAGCTCCAGGCAGcggcaggaggagcagctgcGGCTGCGGGAGCGGGAGCTGACGGCGCTGAAGGGAGCcctcaaggaggaggtggccaGCCACGACCGGGAGCTGGACCGCGTCCGGCAGCAGTACCAGGGCGACATGGACCAGCTGCGGCGCAGCATGGAGGGCATCTCGCAGGTGCGGCCGCGGGGAGGGCCGGGGTCTCGCTGGCTGCGGCTGGGGAGGGTCTGTGCTCGGAGCTGGTGTCCCTGAATTCCCCCCGAGCTGGAAATGGGGTTTGTGTCCTGCCCCAAACTCGCCCCATCGGAGCATCCGTCTGCCCCGGCTCTTGCCGCCCCAGGGCGGAGGTGCCGGCGGGTGAGCGGAGCCGGTTTGCAGAGGTGCGGGGGGTCCCTGGCCCCTGCGGGGGTCCCCGGGCTGGTTCGGGGGGCATTAACCGGGCCAGGacctcagcactgctgagcacCCCGTGAGGGAGCCGCTCTGCGCTCGACGCTTCCCCCAGGATCAGGCCACGCTGGAGGCGGAGAGGCAGAAGATCGGCACCGTGGTGAGGAACCTGCAgcgggagctggaggagagcgCGGAGGAGACGGGGCACTGGCGGGAGATGTTCCAGAAGAACAAGGACGAGCTCCGCGGCACCAAGCAGGAGTAAGTGCCGGGGCTGCGGCTGAGGCACCGGCAGCATTCGGGAAGGTCCAGCTGCCCGCGACCATCCAGCATCTCTACTCCAAACCCGGGTCGGGAGTGGGGATGGGGCtggtcctcctcctcctcctcccctgggGGAGGAAGGTGATGGCCGAGCCGGGTGCCGCTCTCCAGGCACACTGGGACACAAGGACACGGGGATGGGCTTGGGTGGCCTCATCCTGCCCctctccaggctgctgcaggtgaAGCTGGAGCGGGAGGAGTTTGAGGAGGAGCTGCGGGAGCTGCGGGAACGCTTCGCGGCCGCCcgggaggaggcagagcaggcGCGGAGCAGCGCGGGGGACCCCGGCGAGCTGGAGGCGCTCCGGAAGGTGGGTGACGAGGGAGGGGGCGCAGGCGGCGCCGGGGGCCTCGGCCATGGCCAAgggtccccgtccccccgccccaggaGCTGCGGGAGGCGCGGGAGGCGCAGCGGGAGCTGGCGGCGGAGAAGCGGggccaggaggagctgctgcgggAGCGGGAGCGGGAGCTGGCGGCGCTGAGGGGCTCCATGCGGGACGAGGCGTCCAGCCGCGACGGGGAGCTGGAGCGGTGCCGCAGGGACCTGGAGCAGCTCCGGGAGGAGCGGGACGAGGCCGCCAAGGTGAGCGCTGGGGAAGGGGTTTGCCCCCACCCAGCCACGGGCGGGCTGCCCTCGCACCATCCCACGAGCCCCAAATTTCGTAGCTGTGGGGCGATGCGGCAAACCCACAGCCCGGGATCCTCCCAAGCCCAAACCCCCCCGGCTCAGCGCTGGCCCCGGGCCCACCCCGCGCCGTGGCTGCGTTGCAGGCGCAGGCGTCCCTGGAGAGCGCGCGGGAGGCGTCGGAGCAGGCGAGGAGGATGGCGGAGTCGGCCCTgcgggagctgcaggagcagaacGACGACCTGAGGAGGAAAGTGCTCGGGCTGGAGACGCAGCTGAAGGAGTACGAGCGCTTGGGCGAGAGCTGGGAGGGCTCCCAGGCGCGGCTCAAGGAGAAGGTCACCAAGCTGGAGGTATGGGGGCTGCGGCCGGT encodes the following:
- the CGN gene encoding cingulin, with translation MERPALGEKQSPVDYGVQIRFINDLQEPRRPPRARGKPGSYGVAVRVQGIAGQPFVVLNSGEKGGDSFGVQIKSEGSRPSPPGPRPSGSASSDSDLPENPYAGRQPRHGSSYSTSDEEAGGVPVTSRHEPKAPPGQRPPGEELRRTRSHGDLLGAAAEEPFAPGAARAGRQHRAPDGGRTSSTLNMAAERGEGSGSRVMARDPSSDTEAAVAGGDVDTKPLCSVDSLISKFNGQVPPRGRAARRGRVPAAERTRSQSLDSRLARRDGEPGGAQRPAGGVRPQGPPGSLSRPSGAGGTRDGGTRGPRASRGLEEPAGERLQSKARAELQLKSTPDLLRDQREVAQPGSSEHPKELIYGILKEGSSESEIALKRKTARLLEKMQELGAPTKEAACSQPQHRELARRVEELQEKLDEETKLRQKLELSGGPGRSGPARALGAELREAEGESRRLRGALEEKTQELQRSLQELSQARAAKEQAEAELGCCEEQLLATRRELDRLRQGSGAAPDSEALYKELLETREELEEALSSRQRQEEQLRLRERELTALKGALKEEVASHDRELDRVRQQYQGDMDQLRRSMEGISQDQATLEAERQKIGTVVRNLQRELEESAEETGHWREMFQKNKDELRGTKQELLQVKLEREEFEEELRELRERFAAAREEAEQARSSAGDPGELEALRKELREAREAQRELAAEKRGQEELLRERERELAALRGSMRDEASSRDGELERCRRDLEQLREERDEAAKAQASLESAREASEQARRMAESALRELQEQNDDLRRKVLGLETQLKEYERLGESWEGSQARLKEKVTKLEAERRQAEELLGEATEREQELLLARRALETRLEESQRSLARLAQEHQELSASYQDEQRQKEQLKRTKSELEEQKRLLDRTTEKLNKELEQMTEESQSSLAVLKAQLEEFKEKSRKEITDSQKQAKDRGAEVEKMQLGMGRLQDEVSRLKQALQESQVERESALLDKEVLLQRLRNLEQELEAKRRCQDDRSRHVKALEEKSKRLEVELDEERSTVELLTERVNRSRDQIDQLRAELLQERSSRQDLECDKVSLERQNKELKSRLASSEGLQKPGSNVPQLEARVEELQDRLQAEEREKSVLLSANRKLERKVKELTIQIDDERQHVSDQKDQLSLRVKALKRQVDEAEEEIERLEGARKKAQRELEEQHELNEQLQNRVKALEKEAWRKAARSAADSSLQDDQFSSDEEFDSAYGPSSITSLLNEANLQTSSC